Proteins encoded in a region of the Candidatus Bathyarchaeota archaeon genome:
- a CDS encoding alpha/beta hydrolase — MEEKTLHIGGFTCPALYHKAAGTPVVLMHGLSYTIEVWQEIGLTDALIEKHIPFLALDMPYGVKCQCHPKNREPQANIAFAAEAAKSVFGDAVPLVVGASYGGYVAMRFAQQHSVRGLLLVAPAHAFDDEVLLGSYDRFAFPIRIVWGAFDSLISGEEMRALADRLPNAKLLVYNGAAHSAYQDRPEWFRRDLLELYANAES; from the coding sequence TTGGAGGAGAAAACGCTCCATATCGGCGGCTTCACGTGCCCCGCGCTTTACCATAAAGCTGCGGGTACCCCGGTGGTTTTAATGCATGGTTTATCCTACACCATCGAGGTATGGCAGGAAATCGGCTTAACCGACGCATTAATCGAGAAACACATTCCCTTCCTTGCCCTCGATATGCCCTATGGCGTAAAGTGCCAGTGCCACCCTAAAAACCGCGAGCCCCAAGCCAACATCGCCTTTGCCGCAGAAGCCGCAAAATCGGTCTTCGGAGACGCCGTCCCCCTGGTTGTGGGCGCAAGCTACGGCGGCTACGTTGCCATGCGCTTTGCCCAGCAGCATTCGGTGCGGGGGCTGCTTTTGGTTGCGCCTGCCCATGCCTTCGACGATGAAGTATTGCTTGGATCCTACGACCGATTCGCGTTTCCCATACGCATCGTGTGGGGCGCCTTTGACAGCCTAATCTCCGGCGAGGAAATGCGTGCCCTAGCCGACAGGTTACCTAACGCCAAACTGCTCGTCTACAACGGCGCCGCCCACTCCGCCTACCAGGACCGCCCCGAATGGTTTAGGCGCGACCTGCTTGAACTCTACGCCAACGCCGAGTCCTAG
- a CDS encoding class I tRNA ligase family protein: MLNLYNTLTRKIEAFHPIAARNVKMYSCGPSTYQPPHIGNYRTFLFEDILQRYLEYLGYPVTRLMCLTDIEDKAIIQAKKENLTVEALTQRNEAVLFSDFEFLRIKKPAFPIRASSAVDQAAMLTEKLVDLGYAYWHRYRGVENAYFDPQKFVGFGKLAHLDMSKWPRKHRRFHKDTYPGTPWNRGDFILWHGCGLHDVCYDTAVGEGRPAWNIQDPAIATKHLGFEVDVACGGIDALVRHHDYNLAVAEAVSGKPFSRYWLHGGHLFVDGKKMSKSLGNVYYPQDVHAEGYSGGELRFFLVYGAYREKLNFTFELLGQSKRRLDALRGMVADLQGIAHGSAVAALDVEAAGIFECHMNNDLDVKGAFDGLYRYVEEIHSKRAGLNAEKVKKVLNSLSRADTVLHCLL, from the coding sequence ATGCTAAACCTCTACAACACCTTAACCAGAAAAATCGAGGCTTTCCACCCTATCGCCGCCAGAAACGTCAAAATGTACAGTTGCGGCCCCTCCACGTATCAGCCCCCGCATATAGGAAACTACCGCACCTTCCTCTTCGAAGATATCCTGCAGCGCTACCTCGAATACCTCGGCTACCCCGTTACGCGGCTGATGTGCCTCACCGACATAGAGGACAAAGCCATCATCCAAGCAAAAAAGGAAAACCTCACCGTGGAGGCGCTGACCCAGCGAAACGAGGCGGTGCTGTTTAGTGACTTTGAGTTTCTCCGCATCAAGAAACCCGCGTTTCCCATCCGTGCTTCAAGCGCCGTGGATCAGGCGGCGATGTTAACCGAGAAGCTGGTGGATTTAGGCTACGCGTACTGGCACCGCTACCGTGGCGTAGAAAACGCTTATTTTGATCCCCAAAAATTTGTGGGTTTTGGCAAACTGGCGCATCTGGACATGTCCAAGTGGCCCAGGAAGCATCGGCGCTTCCACAAAGACACCTACCCCGGCACCCCCTGGAACCGAGGCGACTTTATCCTCTGGCACGGCTGCGGCCTACACGACGTATGCTACGACACAGCGGTTGGGGAGGGGCGCCCCGCATGGAACATCCAGGATCCCGCCATCGCCACAAAGCACCTTGGCTTTGAAGTTGACGTTGCCTGCGGGGGCATCGACGCTTTAGTGCGGCACCATGACTATAACCTCGCCGTCGCCGAGGCGGTTTCGGGCAAGCCGTTCTCCCGTTACTGGCTCCATGGGGGACACCTCTTTGTGGATGGAAAAAAGATGTCTAAGAGCCTTGGCAATGTCTACTATCCCCAGGATGTGCATGCTGAGGGCTACAGTGGAGGGGAACTGCGGTTTTTCCTGGTCTATGGGGCTTACCGTGAGAAACTGAATTTTACCTTCGAGTTGCTGGGGCAGAGTAAGCGGCGGCTGGATGCGTTAAGGGGCATGGTTGCGGATCTGCAGGGAATAGCCCATGGCAGCGCCGTGGCTGCGCTGGATGTGGAAGCCGCAGGCATCTTTGAATGCCACATGAACAATGACTTAGACGTGAAGGGCGCCTTCGACGGCCTATACCGTTACGTAGAAGAAATCCACAGCAAAAGAGCAGGGTTAAACGCGGAAAAAGTAAAAAAGGTGTTAAATAGCCTAAGCAGAGCCGACACGGTGCTGCATTGCCTGCTTTAA
- a CDS encoding zinc ribbon domain-containing protein: MPYCRRCGAQLQDYDRFCPKCGTPVITFTKAPAPPPVPQSTPQKRLLKDPYVLAAIALVIIVVAAVLVVAFMFAPFSSWSAQQTLQDNSAGVNRVNFNFNTDVGRVNVVTQKIADNNLLLHVSANGSKGLSGGNIENPVTVTFENKTVGDVLDVTCTVEVEDTLSMGSNVVCDIYVDPALTLNLNVSSATGQVSFAADKPTTVVNLNLHANTGEVQANLEKNVLVKGDLSLKTNTGAVHFRMNQNQVEGNCTLDLQSNTGSVYLDVAQTKTLQGNLLVNALTDTGSINVGLNIDGGVAAKITSQTGSLGEVNVDAENFSGDKSPIQSNNYPADSNIEISNRITGMGSVNINAAYLTTVIQA, translated from the coding sequence ATGCCTTACTGTCGAAGATGCGGCGCCCAACTGCAGGATTACGATCGCTTCTGCCCCAAATGCGGCACCCCAGTTATCACCTTCACCAAAGCGCCTGCGCCCCCACCCGTGCCTCAGTCGACGCCCCAAAAACGCCTGCTTAAGGACCCCTACGTGCTGGCGGCAATCGCGTTGGTCATCATAGTTGTCGCCGCCGTTTTGGTTGTTGCCTTTATGTTTGCGCCTTTCTCCTCATGGAGCGCGCAGCAGACCCTGCAGGACAACAGCGCTGGCGTGAACAGGGTGAACTTTAACTTTAACACAGACGTGGGCCGCGTGAACGTGGTAACCCAGAAGATAGCCGACAATAACCTTCTGCTCCATGTTTCCGCTAATGGCTCCAAAGGTTTATCGGGAGGCAACATTGAGAATCCGGTAACCGTGACTTTTGAGAACAAAACAGTCGGCGACGTCTTGGATGTCACCTGCACAGTGGAAGTGGAGGATACGCTTTCGATGGGCTCCAATGTTGTCTGCGACATCTACGTTGACCCAGCTTTAACGCTTAACCTGAATGTATCTTCCGCCACCGGGCAGGTCAGCTTCGCCGCCGACAAACCCACAACCGTCGTGAACCTAAACCTCCACGCCAACACCGGAGAAGTCCAAGCTAACCTTGAAAAAAATGTACTCGTCAAAGGCGACTTATCCCTTAAAACAAACACGGGCGCAGTACATTTCCGGATGAACCAAAATCAAGTGGAGGGCAACTGCACTCTGGATTTGCAGTCAAACACCGGCTCGGTCTACTTGGATGTTGCCCAGACAAAAACCCTTCAGGGAAACCTGCTGGTTAACGCCTTAACCGATACCGGCTCGATAAATGTTGGTTTAAACATCGACGGAGGCGTCGCCGCGAAAATTACCTCCCAAACAGGAAGCCTCGGCGAAGTCAACGTGGATGCCGAAAACTTTTCAGGAGACAAATCCCCCATCCAATCCAACAATTACCCCGCCGATAGCAACATTGAAATCAGCAACCGAATCACCGGCATGGGCAGCGTCAACATAAACGCGGCGTACCTCACCACGGTTATCCAAGCATAA
- a CDS encoding cytochrome B5, producing MAEQKKVTRQELEENNGQNGKPAYIVYQGKVYDVSESSFWMEGEHMGMHNAGKDLTDELSMAPHSDENFNRVKYVGELV from the coding sequence TTGGCAGAACAAAAAAAGGTAACCCGTCAGGAACTGGAAGAAAACAACGGGCAGAACGGTAAACCCGCCTACATAGTCTATCAGGGCAAAGTCTATGACGTTTCAGAGAGCAGCTTTTGGATGGAAGGCGAACATATGGGCATGCATAATGCAGGCAAAGACTTAACTGATGAGTTGTCGATGGCACCGCATAGCGACGAAAACTTTAACCGCGTAAAGTACGTGGGCGAACTCGTTTAA
- a CDS encoding ABC transporter ATP-binding protein — protein MSTNINNNLKIRNLVKIHHTGKIEVQALRGLNLDIGAGELVSIIGPSGSGKSTLLNIIGGLDKATAGTVQVGDKVVTDLSVRQLVDYRRRMVGHIFQNLNLIPTLTAQENIEFSMVASGVKRGKRKQRIQELLKTVGLEDRAHHKPEELSGGEQQRIAIASALANDAPVLLADEPTGELDTANARIIAEYLVKINREMGKTIVMVTHDPSVARVSTRILRIEDGVIKTALAPSEVIVQEKAHSYVDQIKDRINEITQEIVQLDTAFRADQIDGDEYTQKRLNLKHIRDSLKEECSRMGVIPP, from the coding sequence ATGAGCACAAACATAAATAATAACCTAAAAATCAGAAACCTCGTCAAAATACACCACACCGGCAAAATCGAAGTCCAAGCCTTAAGAGGCTTAAACCTGGACATAGGCGCAGGCGAACTCGTCTCCATCATCGGTCCAAGCGGCAGCGGCAAATCCACATTGCTCAACATCATTGGGGGACTTGACAAAGCCACCGCAGGCACCGTGCAAGTCGGCGACAAAGTAGTAACAGACCTATCAGTGCGTCAACTAGTCGACTACAGACGCCGCATGGTGGGGCACATCTTCCAAAACCTCAACCTTATCCCCACTTTGACGGCGCAGGAGAACATTGAATTCTCTATGGTTGCTTCAGGAGTTAAACGTGGCAAACGCAAACAACGCATCCAAGAACTGCTTAAAACCGTCGGGCTGGAAGACCGCGCTCACCATAAACCTGAGGAATTAAGCGGCGGAGAGCAGCAGCGCATTGCAATCGCGTCGGCGCTCGCCAACGATGCGCCAGTTCTGCTTGCAGATGAACCCACAGGCGAATTGGACACGGCGAACGCAAGAATCATCGCTGAATACCTCGTCAAAATCAATCGGGAAATGGGAAAAACCATCGTTATGGTCACCCACGACCCCAGCGTGGCTCGCGTGTCCACCCGTATTCTACGCATCGAAGACGGCGTCATCAAAACCGCGTTGGCGCCCTCGGAGGTTATCGTGCAGGAGAAAGCCCACAGCTACGTGGACCAAATTAAAGACAGAATCAACGAGATAACCCAGGAGATAGTTCAGTTGGACACTGCTTTCCGAGCTGACCAAATCGACGGCGACGAATACACACAGAAGCGCCTAAACCTCAAGCATATCAGAGACAGCCTCAAAGAGGAATGCTCAAGAATGGGCGTTATCCCCCCATAA
- a CDS encoding peroxiredoxin, which produces MEVKVGDKAPDFTLPSQMGDNVILSEYFGKKSIVLYFYPKDETPGCIKEACSFRDSYQQLADLGAEVLGVSGQSVESHVAFATHYGLPFILLADVDNRVRELYGVPKSMGILPGRVTYIIDKKGIVRHIFSSQTQAQRHVEEAKRTLEEIEKEEQATA; this is translated from the coding sequence TTGGAGGTTAAAGTCGGCGATAAAGCCCCAGATTTCACGTTGCCCAGCCAAATGGGCGACAACGTAATCTTATCCGAGTATTTTGGCAAAAAAAGCATCGTGCTCTACTTTTATCCCAAAGACGAAACCCCCGGCTGCATCAAAGAAGCCTGCAGCTTCCGCGACAGCTACCAGCAACTCGCCGATTTAGGCGCGGAGGTGCTGGGGGTAAGCGGGCAAAGCGTGGAGTCCCATGTCGCGTTTGCCACCCATTATGGGCTGCCCTTTATTCTGCTTGCCGACGTGGATAACAGGGTGCGGGAACTTTACGGTGTCCCCAAAAGCATGGGGATATTGCCGGGACGCGTCACCTACATCATCGACAAGAAAGGCATCGTCCGCCACATTTTCAGCTCGCAGACGCAGGCTCAGCGGCACGTGGAAGAAGCCAAACGCACACTTGAGGAGATAGAGAAAGAAGAGCAAGCCACCGCATAG